CGGGATTGAAGGAATAATGATCGCCATTCTCAAACGCTATACAAAACGAGATTTAAAGCGCATGGCGTTTGCTATTATATGTGGGTATATCGGACTTTTGGTGTTCCTTTATGCCGCGCAGCGCAGCTTTATTTACGTCCCTGATCGCCATATGGAATCCCCCGAATATTACGGTGTTCGGGGGTACGAGGTTGTGCAAGTCACAACCGAAGACGGTTTGACTCTGTCGGGCTGGTATCATGCGCCATCATCGCCGGTTGCGCCCATCATTGTGTATTTCCATGGTAATGGTGGGTCGTTGATCCAGCGGACCGAGCGCGCGAATTTATACGCGCAAGCCGGGTACGGCGTTTTGTTTGGCGAATATCGCGGCTATGGCGGTAACCCCGGACAGCCAAGTCAGGATGGGTTATTTGCCGATGCGCGGGCCTATATCGACTGGTTGCGGGCGCGGGGCGTGACTGATGATAAGGTCATTCTATACGGTGAATCGTTGGGAACGGGTGTGGCGACCTATGTCGCGGCGGAATATGCGCCAGGCATACGCGGATTGGTCTTGGAATCGCCTTATACATCCCTTGGTGATATCGGACGGATGCGGTTTTTCTTTGTGCCCGTCGATCTGATGCTGAAAGACAAATTTGATACGAAATCACGGATTGGCACTGTGAAGGTTCCTGTTCTGATCATCCATGGACGGCATGATATGATTGTGCCCTTCAAATATGGTGAGCGTGTTTATCAGGCCGCAAACGCACCAAAATTATTCCGTGAATTTTCTGATGCCGGTCACAATGATTTGTACCCCAAAGGGGCGTGGCCCGTTGTGCGTGAGTTTATGGACGCGTTGGCGCAATAACTCTCTATTGTCATAATTTAAAATCGTGCGCTTTGGCTTGCTTCATACAGAGGCGAGCGCGTACCATACGCATTGAACTTCAAGGGGGATTTCAATGCCGTGTATGAAAGCCATGTTGACCGATATTATCAGCGTCCGCCCGGACCAGACCGTGGCCGATGCGATCCACGCGTTTGAAGACCAGCATGTGCGGTCTGTTCCCGTCGTTGATGCGAATGGCACATTTCACGGTATGCTGAGCATTCATGATTTGATGAAATTCCTGATCCCGCCGTCCTATTTCCTCGCCCACGTGCCGTGGCACTTGGATTTCATTATGGGGGCAACGGAAGACAAGGCCCGCATTCTGGCCGATTTGCAGAAAAAAACTGTGCGGGAACTGATGAACGAGGAAATTGTGACGGCCAAGCCCGACACACCCATTTCCGAGGCTATTCGCCTGTTGTTTCAGAATGGCAGCCCACTGCCGATTGTTGACCAGAGCAAGAAACTCGTTGGCCTGGTGTCGGAACAATCTGTTTTGCGGCATTTGAAAGACACTTTGCACGATAAAGGGGAATAAGCCCGATGGTTGTCGATCACGCCGCCGCGCCGCAAGTGTTATTCGGAATGGACCCGATGATGGTGTCCACCGCGATCCTGATTTTTGCGTATGCCTTTATTATTTCCGAAAAAATCAACCGCACCATTATTGCGCTGCTGGGCGGGGCGTTGATGATTTTTATGGGCGTGCTGAACCAGGATATGGCGATCAAGGGGGTGGATTTTAATACGATCGCCCTGTTGACCGGAATGATGGTGATTGTGTCGATCACGGAAAAAACCGGCGTTTTTCAATATGTGGCGATTTTGTCGGCCAAGCTGGTGAAGGCCAATCCGCGTGCGTTACTGATTGTTATGGGCCTTATTACGGCGATGTTTTCGGCGTTGCTGGATAACGTGACCACGGTTTTGTTGACCGTTCCCATTACCTTGTTGCTGACCGACCAATTGAAAATCAATCCGTACCCGTTTTTATTCGTGCAGATTTTTGCATCAAATATCGGCGGCACCGCCACGCTGATCGGGGATCCGCCCAATATTATGATCGGATCTCAGGTGGGTCTGAGCTTCATGGATTTCGTCAACAATGTTGGGCTTCCGGCATTGCTGTGCCTGATCTTTATCATGGTGTTCTTTGATTTCTTCTGGGGGCGGAAAATGGTGGCTGCTGAATCTGCGCGCGCGGCCATCATGCGTTACGTCCCGACGGAAGCGATTGAGGATAAAGGCCTGCTGATCAAATCGCTGATCGTTCTGGCGCTGGTTCTGGCCGGTTTCATTCTGGGGCATGATCATGGATTGATGCCGGGTACGGTGGCATTGGCCGGGGCGGCTTTGTTGATGCTGTTGCAATGCGTTGGCTTGAGTGCGGAGAAACAGTCGCACAAGGTGCATGAATCGTTTCAAAGCGTGGAATGGGGCACCATTTTCTTCTTCATTGGCCTGTTCGTTCTGGTTTATGGGGTTGAAGTCGCCGGAGTTTTAAATCTGATGGCGACAAAGCTTCTTGATATCACCAACAACGACCTGTTTATGGCCAGCATGGTGGTGCTGTGGTCATCGGCTGTGTTGTCGGCGATTGTTGATAACATTCCATTTGTTGCCACGATGATCCCGTTGATCAAATCAACCACGGCGGCCTTTGGCGGGCCCGATGCGGTTATGCCGTTGTGGTGGAGCCTGTCACTGGGGGCTTGTCTGGGCGGGAATGGATCACTGATTGGGGCCAGTGCCAACGTGATGGTGGCGGGGTTTGCCGAACGCGCCGGGCACCGTATTTCATTCCTGAAATTCATGGCGTTGGCCTTTCCGCTGATGCTGGTGACGATTGCGATTTCAACGGTCTATGTGTGGTGGGCGTTTTTCTAGAATGATGAAGCTTGCTTTGATGGTCTTGGTGGCGTTGGCTATGCCTGTGGGTGCGGCGCGGGCCCAACAGGACGTTCCGGTCAATTATTCCTCTCCACTGGTCATTGCCACGGCAGAGGGGGCGCGCCATGAATTTATGGTCGAGGTGGTCCAGACGGGCCCCGCCCGGACCCAAGGTCTGATGTTTCGAAATTCTATGCCGCCCGAGGCCGGGATGCTGTTCCTGTTTCCGGAGAGTGCGGAGCGGTATTTTTGGATGAAAAACACGCTCATCCCGCTCGATATCGTGTTTATTCAGGGGAATGGCACGATTCACCATATTCACGAAGGGGCCAAGCCACTGGACTTAACCCCCATACCCTCCAATGGCCCAGTGCCTGTGGTGCTGGAATTGAATGCCGGAACAGCCAGGGCCCTGGGAATTAAGCCCGGGGATCGGGTTCTGCACCCGGATGTGGCCAATTCGCTTGCCCCGGGCGCCGGAAACCAGTAAAACAGCCCAGTCCGATGGGAATCACGGGGCGTAGCGCAGTCCGGTAGCGCGCCTGCTTTGGGAGCAGGATGCCGGGGGTTCAAATCCCTCCGCCCCGACCATCCGCTTTCGCTTACGCTACAGCGCGATTGGTTCGCGAAGCGAAGCGGGCGGGATGTAGCGTTAGAGAAACGGATGCCGCGCCGTAGCCCCACAGGGGCGCAGGCGGGCTGTATCATCAAAATGAAATATGTCTATATCCTTAGAAGCCTTGTGGACCCGGAGCGGTTTTACGTGGGTGCAACAACGGATCTTAAGCGGCGTCTTGCGGACGCATAACGCCGGTGAATCAATCCATACAAATAAATACAAGCCTTGGGAAATAAAGACATATTTGGCTTTTGATGATCCATTAAAGGCTGATATGTTTGAAACCTTCCTGAAGACGTCAAACGGGCGGCAATTCGCGAAAAAACGTCTGTGATTGACAATTCGTGGGGAGCGTGGCGAAATCGCGCCAAAGCAAGCAGAGAGCGGGAATCATGAAAGTCACCATTTTCAAGCCAAGTCGTAATGTCATGCAATCCGGGCTGGGGAAGACCAAGCTGTGGGTGCTGGAATATAATCCGGCGACGCCGCGTGGGCCGGAGCCGTTGATGGGCTGGACAGCGTCTGGTGATACGTTGAATCAGGTTCGCCTGACCTTTGCCAGCATGGACGAAGCGATTGCCTATGCCCAGAAAAAGGGCTGGGAATACACGGTTCTGCCTGAACATACCCGCCGCGTTGTTCCGCGCAATTATGTCGATAATTTCGCCTATGTTCCGCCGGAAAAGAGCGCTAAGGCGTAATTTCACCCCAAAAGCGCCCGTAGCTCAACTGGATAGAGCATCCGCCTTCTAAGCGGACGGTTGCAGGTTCGATTCCTGCCGGGCGCGCCATTTCTTCCAGAAATTGCGGCCCTTTTTTATGATGGTTCGGACTTTGCCCGAACGGGCGCGCCATTTTCTTCGAAAATCAGGTCTTTTAGACGGTGCACGCAGGTGCGCCGTTTTGTGTGTTTGGGGCTGTATTTGCGGATTGGGCAAAAAAAGGTCCGGAGACCTTTTGCAAGGACCTCCGGACAAACGGCGGTAATAGAGGGTGTGTAACTATTTTGTAGCCCAATACCGGAACCGGTGCAACACAAAAAACGCCAAAAGACAGTTTTTTTCTGCCATATTCGAAACTATCTGCAGTAAAAACAAATAAACGAGTAATAGTGATTAAAAAATATAGTACTCAAATACATTTTTCTTATTCATCAAGTTAATGAAACTATGGTTTTGAATATATAGATTGGTTTTTTTCTTTGTTTAAATTACTTGTATTTAAGTAAATACAATAGAAAACGGTTCGGATGTGGGTTTGGGGCTGCCCGGATACTTGCCGCGCGGGGAAGAGGCTAAGCTAAACTTGTGAATAGGAAGTTAAAGCGTGGTGTGGCCGAAAATTAGCCCACGGAAATGGCGGAGTTCAGGGATTTTTGCCCCCATTCACACCACGATCCATCATAGACAGCGACATCATCCCGGCCCATTTCATGCAGCGCGAGGGCCAGAACGCAGGCGGTGACACCGCTGCCACAGCTGGTGATGATTCGTTTTCCGGCACCGGCGCGAATCATTTCGGCCATCGCGGGATGGTGGGGGATCAGGCGGGCCGTACCGGGATCAATCATGTCCATGAAGAACACATTGCGGCTGTTCGGAATATGGCCCGACGTTAAATGCGGGCGCGGTTCGGCGACGGATCCGGCAAAACGGTCCGGGCTGCGCGCATCGAGGATTAAATACTCATCGGGGCGGGTGTGGGCATCATCAACGGCCGCATGGTCGCATACCAGATGCGGGCGATAGGTGGCGCGGAACGGCGTTGTGGCGGCGGTTGGTGTGGGCGCCGGGCTAACATTCATGGGCAAGCCCATCGCCACCCACAACGGCAATCCACCGTTCAAGACGCGGACATTATCATGCCCATATAAACGGAACATCCACCATACGCGCGCGGCGGCCATGGCGATGCCGCTTTGGTCGTAGACGACAATCTGGCTGTCATTGCGAATGCCCATGGCGGTGACGGCGGCGGCAAAAGCATCTGCACGCGGGACCATATGGGGCAGCGGGTTATCATGGTCTGCCACGTCATCAATATCAAAGAAAACGGCATTGCCGATGCGGGCCTGCGCATAAACGGGGTTCATCACGCCGTATGTCGCATCGACCAGCACCAGATTGTCTGGGGCCTCAGCCAGCAAACGGGCCAGATCCTGTGGTTCAATCAAGGCGGAAGAGGGCGTGGTCATGCGGCGGCCGCGGTGGCGTTACGGTTTTGACCGTTGATTGTGTAGACGGTAATGCCTTCGGTTTTGCCGCGCACGGATTGGTGGCCCATGGCTTCCAACTGGGCTTGCCAGTTCTGGCTCAGATCGCGGAGCAGGGCGTCGGACAGCAAAATTTTCGTGCCCAGTTCCTTGTTCATCTGTTCCAGACGGGCGGCGGTGTTGACCACGTCGCCATAGACGCCGAGGAACAATTTTTCTTCGCCAATCTGCTGCAACACGACCGGGCCGGAATGGATGCCGATGCGGAAATCGGGCACGGTTTTATAAAGCTTGCGGTATTCATGGCGGCTGGAATCCAGCTGCGTGCGCAGGGCGATAACCGATGCCAGGGCGCGGTCTGCATGTTTGCGCGGCCACAGAACGACCAGGCCGTCACCTGTGTAATTGACGATATCACCACCATGAATGCGGAAGATGGCCGTGGCGTCAAAAATAAAACGCGCGATTAAGTCCATAGCGTCTTTGGGCGGCAGACGTTCGGCGTTGGCGGATGACCCGACCATGTCAAGGAACAGCACAATGCGTTCGCGTTCCACCGGATGGTGATAGGTGCCGGACAGAAACTGCACGAAATGGTTCGGGCCGACCATGCCAATAATTTTCAGCAGGCCGATGGAAATGGTCGGTACCGTCACCGCGACGGCCAGGAAGTACATGTAAAATTCCGTCGGCAACCGTTCGACCAACGTCATCAGGCCATAAATAAAGACGGTTAAACCAAAGCTGGCCGACAAAGCGGCGCCGAGCATGATGATATACAGGCCGAGCCGTTGTGTCGGTGATGCACGGCGCAGGGACAGGCCGTGAATGGATTGTGTAATCTCAATATAAATCAACCAGCACAGGCCATACAGCGCCCAGAACGTCAAATGAACCGTGTCATCCACGGGCAGGGGAACACCGCTGAATTTCAGAATGCCAAAGGCGGCCATGGCGGTAATCACAAAAACGCTCAGGCGCGTGGCGAAGAAGAACAAAGCCGTTGCGCCGATCAGCGCGCATTCACCCCAGTAAATCAGCGCCAGGGACCCGACATGCAGCTTGTCCATATAAAACGCGCCCAGCGGTGCCAGGTTGAGCAGGATCAGAAGCGGGATCAGGAATTTCGGGCTGAATAGAAATTTAGGCATGGGCGTGCTTTGCAACTCTGTTTTTCATTCTGTAACTGCCCCGCACACCGTTTTTATAATTATGGGGCTATTGATCCCTGCAATCTATCATAGCGAAAGCGCAAACCCAAGGCATCCCGATGCAATAAGTGTCACGGGAATGATCCATTTCCAGCGAATCAGGCTGATGGACGCCAGTGCCGCCAATGCCAGTACAACCGGGATGGGGGCGGTCAGCGTTTGTTGGGCAATGGTGGCGGTTGTGACGGCGAACAGGCCGATGACGGCGGCGGCAATCGCATGTAATCCGCCATGCCAATGCGGGTTTTCGATGATTTTTTCCAGATGATTATGGCCCAGCAAGGTAAAGCCAAACGCCGGGAGGAATATGCCGAGGGTCATCAGAATGGCCCCGCCAACCCCATCGACCAGATAGCCCAAA
The window above is part of the Micavibrio aeruginosavorus ARL-13 genome. Proteins encoded here:
- a CDS encoding alpha/beta hydrolase yields the protein MIAILKRYTKRDLKRMAFAIICGYIGLLVFLYAAQRSFIYVPDRHMESPEYYGVRGYEVVQVTTEDGLTLSGWYHAPSSPVAPIIVYFHGNGGSLIQRTERANLYAQAGYGVLFGEYRGYGGNPGQPSQDGLFADARAYIDWLRARGVTDDKVILYGESLGTGVATYVAAEYAPGIRGLVLESPYTSLGDIGRMRFFFVPVDLMLKDKFDTKSRIGTVKVPVLIIHGRHDMIVPFKYGERVYQAANAPKLFREFSDAGHNDLYPKGAWPVVREFMDALAQ
- a CDS encoding CBS domain-containing protein, whose protein sequence is MPCMKAMLTDIISVRPDQTVADAIHAFEDQHVRSVPVVDANGTFHGMLSIHDLMKFLIPPSYFLAHVPWHLDFIMGATEDKARILADLQKKTVRELMNEEIVTAKPDTPISEAIRLLFQNGSPLPIVDQSKKLVGLVSEQSVLRHLKDTLHDKGE
- a CDS encoding ArsB/NhaD family transporter, producing the protein MVVDHAAAPQVLFGMDPMMVSTAILIFAYAFIISEKINRTIIALLGGALMIFMGVLNQDMAIKGVDFNTIALLTGMMVIVSITEKTGVFQYVAILSAKLVKANPRALLIVMGLITAMFSALLDNVTTVLLTVPITLLLTDQLKINPYPFLFVQIFASNIGGTATLIGDPPNIMIGSQVGLSFMDFVNNVGLPALLCLIFIMVFFDFFWGRKMVAAESARAAIMRYVPTEAIEDKGLLIKSLIVLALVLAGFILGHDHGLMPGTVALAGAALLMLLQCVGLSAEKQSHKVHESFQSVEWGTIFFFIGLFVLVYGVEVAGVLNLMATKLLDITNNDLFMASMVVLWSSAVLSAIVDNIPFVATMIPLIKSTTAAFGGPDAVMPLWWSLSLGACLGGNGSLIGASANVMVAGFAERAGHRISFLKFMALAFPLMLVTIAISTVYVWWAFF
- a CDS encoding DUF192 domain-containing protein, with the translated sequence MMKLALMVLVALAMPVGAARAQQDVPVNYSSPLVIATAEGARHEFMVEVVQTGPARTQGLMFRNSMPPEAGMLFLFPESAERYFWMKNTLIPLDIVFIQGNGTIHHIHEGAKPLDLTPIPSNGPVPVVLELNAGTARALGIKPGDRVLHPDVANSLAPGAGNQ
- a CDS encoding ETC complex I subunit; protein product: MKVTIFKPSRNVMQSGLGKTKLWVLEYNPATPRGPEPLMGWTASGDTLNQVRLTFASMDEAIAYAQKKGWEYTVLPEHTRRVVPRNYVDNFAYVPPEKSAKA
- a CDS encoding sulfurtransferase produces the protein MTTPSSALIEPQDLARLLAEAPDNLVLVDATYGVMNPVYAQARIGNAVFFDIDDVADHDNPLPHMVPRADAFAAAVTAMGIRNDSQIVVYDQSGIAMAAARVWWMFRLYGHDNVRVLNGGLPLWVAMGLPMNVSPAPTPTAATTPFRATYRPHLVCDHAAVDDAHTRPDEYLILDARSPDRFAGSVAEPRPHLTSGHIPNSRNVFFMDMIDPGTARLIPHHPAMAEMIRAGAGKRIITSCGSGVTACVLALALHEMGRDDVAVYDGSWCEWGQKSLNSAISVG
- a CDS encoding adenylate/guanylate cyclase domain-containing protein — translated: MPKFLFSPKFLIPLLILLNLAPLGAFYMDKLHVGSLALIYWGECALIGATALFFFATRLSVFVITAMAAFGILKFSGVPLPVDDTVHLTFWALYGLCWLIYIEITQSIHGLSLRRASPTQRLGLYIIMLGAALSASFGLTVFIYGLMTLVERLPTEFYMYFLAVAVTVPTISIGLLKIIGMVGPNHFVQFLSGTYHHPVERERIVLFLDMVGSSANAERLPPKDAMDLIARFIFDATAIFRIHGGDIVNYTGDGLVVLWPRKHADRALASVIALRTQLDSSRHEYRKLYKTVPDFRIGIHSGPVVLQQIGEEKLFLGVYGDVVNTAARLEQMNKELGTKILLSDALLRDLSQNWQAQLEAMGHQSVRGKTEGITVYTINGQNRNATAAAA